One window of the Phycisphaerae bacterium genome contains the following:
- a CDS encoding ammonium transporter: MDTKVMVDTMWVLITAFLVFFMNLGFAAVESGFARAKNCVNIMSKNFVVFAVSSLGFLFIGWGIMFGDGNGFLGLHGLFFVGGADNSPAIGEAYKGVYSAISWTGVPLWAKFFFQLVFCGTAATIVSGAVAERIKYIAFIFFSFVMTMLIYPVIGHWVWGGGWLAKMGMFDFAGSTVVHSVGGWAALAGVIVLGPRIGKYDNGHIKAIPGHNLSLATIGTFVLWFGWFGFNPGSTMAADPGAIAHIAVTTNTAAAAAIMSATILSWLLMGKPDLGMTLNGCLAGLVAITAPCAFVSVGSSLVIGLVAGVLVVLAVMMFDKFRLDDPVGALSVHLVNGVFGTLCVGLFAQDKLTGTATGNGLFYGGGLKLLGVQFTAVVSVGLFVFIVALVTWSILKAVMGIRVSREEELRGLDIGEHGNEAYAGFQVFTTE; encoded by the coding sequence ATGGACACAAAAGTAATGGTAGACACGATGTGGGTTCTGATAACCGCGTTTCTCGTTTTCTTTATGAACCTTGGCTTTGCCGCGGTGGAATCTGGATTTGCGAGAGCAAAAAACTGCGTAAATATCATGTCTAAAAATTTTGTTGTATTCGCAGTCTCCTCGCTGGGGTTCTTATTTATAGGATGGGGAATAATGTTCGGCGACGGTAACGGCTTTTTAGGATTACATGGTCTGTTCTTCGTCGGCGGTGCGGATAATTCGCCTGCAATAGGAGAGGCTTATAAGGGAGTATATTCCGCTATATCCTGGACAGGTGTGCCGTTATGGGCAAAATTTTTCTTCCAATTGGTTTTCTGCGGCACTGCGGCAACCATCGTTTCGGGAGCGGTAGCTGAACGCATCAAATATATAGCATTCATTTTCTTCTCTTTTGTTATGACAATGCTGATTTATCCGGTCATCGGTCACTGGGTATGGGGCGGCGGATGGCTTGCAAAAATGGGAATGTTCGATTTTGCAGGTTCAACGGTCGTGCATAGTGTCGGCGGATGGGCGGCTTTGGCGGGCGTGATAGTGCTCGGACCGCGAATTGGAAAATACGACAATGGTCATATTAAAGCCATACCCGGCCACAATCTTTCGTTGGCAACTATTGGAACATTCGTTTTGTGGTTCGGCTGGTTCGGATTTAATCCCGGCTCTACAATGGCCGCCGACCCCGGAGCAATCGCACACATTGCTGTAACTACCAATACGGCAGCTGCGGCAGCCATTATGAGCGCAACTATACTTTCGTGGCTATTGATGGGCAAACCTGATTTGGGAATGACCCTTAATGGATGCCTTGCAGGGTTAGTCGCAATTACAGCTCCATGTGCATTTGTCAGCGTCGGAAGTTCCCTGGTAATAGGCCTTGTAGCAGGCGTACTGGTCGTGTTGGCTGTAATGATGTTTGACAAATTTCGGCTGGACGATCCGGTAGGCGCTTTATCAGTCCACCTTGTCAACGGCGTATTCGGAACTCTGTGCGTTGGTCTGTTCGCTCAAGACAAACTCACCGGAACCGCAACAGGCAACGGCCTGTTCTACGGCGGCGGTCTTAAACTGCTCGGAGTTCAATTTACTGCTGTGGTTTCAGTCGGCCTGTTCGTATTCATAGTTGCATTGGTAACATGGTCGATTCTGAAAGCTGTTATGGGCATTCGCGTTTCGCGTGAAGAAGAACTGCGGGGCCTTGATATCGGCGAACATGGAAATGAAGCTTACGCAGGATTCCAGGTATTTACTACAGAATAA
- a CDS encoding P-II family nitrogen regulator yields MKLIIAYIQPHKLNDVKQSLFKAEVYKVSVTNSLGCGQQKGYHESYRGVPIEVNLLKKVRLEIAVNENFVDRTVKAIIDGARTGQIGDGKIFVIDLPECIRIRTGERGGEAIG; encoded by the coding sequence ATGAAACTTATAATCGCATATATTCAGCCTCACAAGCTTAATGACGTAAAACAATCTCTGTTCAAAGCTGAAGTTTATAAAGTATCCGTAACAAACTCATTAGGCTGCGGACAGCAAAAAGGCTACCACGAGTCGTATCGCGGCGTACCGATTGAAGTGAATCTTCTAAAGAAAGTGCGTCTTGAAATAGCGGTAAATGAAAACTTTGTCGATAGAACTGTAAAGGCAATCATCGACGGCGCAAGAACCGGACAAATCGGAGACGGCAAAATCTTTGTTATTGACCTGCCGGAATGTATAAGAATCCGCACCGGCGAGCGAGGCGGCGAAGCTATCGGTTAA
- a CDS encoding ammonium transporter, which produces MKVSVCKLICCAIFLSLTADLCLAQETTTVLKVDSGDTAWVLMSAALVMLMTPGLAFFYGGLVRRKNHLSVLMQCFIALAALSIQWVVFGYSLSFAPGNGFMGGLQWFGLKGVRLEPYAAYSSTIPHQAFMIFQAMFAVITPALIIGAFAERMKFSAYLIFILLWATFVYDPITHWVWGQGGWLRDMGVLDFAGGTVVHINAGIAALVTALMIGKRSCYDKYAIAPHNLPFSVLGAALLWFGWFGFNAGSALAANGIAVNAFVVTNTAGAAAALTWAFIDWKLNGNPTMLGTISGAIAGLAAITPAAGFVGIGAALVIGVVASILCFIAVSFVKRKLGYDDSLDAFGVHGISGFWGTLAAGLFASKAINPAGADGLMAGNPKQFMTQLIAVAVTLAYAFIGTYIIYKLIDVVIGVRATEENEAIGLDLTEHNERAYTMLE; this is translated from the coding sequence ATGAAGGTTAGTGTATGCAAACTGATTTGCTGCGCGATTTTTTTGTCACTTACCGCAGATCTGTGTCTTGCCCAGGAAACGACAACTGTTCTCAAAGTTGACAGCGGAGATACCGCATGGGTTCTTATGTCTGCGGCTCTCGTAATGCTGATGACACCGGGCCTGGCGTTCTTCTATGGCGGGCTTGTTAGGCGTAAAAATCACCTCAGTGTTTTAATGCAGTGTTTCATTGCACTGGCGGCTCTTAGCATTCAATGGGTTGTGTTCGGTTACAGTCTGTCTTTTGCACCCGGCAACGGCTTTATGGGAGGCCTGCAATGGTTCGGACTCAAAGGTGTCAGACTCGAACCTTATGCCGCTTACAGCTCGACAATTCCACACCAGGCATTTATGATTTTCCAGGCAATGTTCGCGGTCATTACACCTGCACTTATTATTGGCGCATTTGCAGAGCGAATGAAATTCTCGGCATATCTTATTTTCATATTGTTATGGGCAACGTTTGTATATGACCCAATCACGCACTGGGTCTGGGGCCAGGGCGGATGGCTTAGGGATATGGGCGTTCTGGATTTCGCAGGCGGAACAGTAGTTCACATAAACGCAGGCATCGCGGCTTTAGTTACCGCGTTAATGATAGGTAAAAGGTCCTGTTACGATAAATACGCCATCGCACCGCATAATCTGCCGTTCAGCGTTTTAGGAGCCGCCCTGCTTTGGTTCGGCTGGTTCGGTTTCAATGCCGGCAGCGCACTGGCTGCAAACGGTATAGCCGTAAACGCATTTGTCGTTACCAATACCGCAGGAGCCGCTGCTGCACTGACATGGGCGTTTATCGACTGGAAACTAAACGGCAATCCGACTATGCTCGGTACGATATCAGGAGCAATCGCGGGTCTGGCGGCAATCACACCGGCGGCAGGATTTGTCGGAATAGGAGCGGCCCTGGTAATTGGTGTCGTCGCAAGCATTCTTTGCTTCATCGCCGTAAGTTTCGTAAAACGAAAATTAGGTTATGACGATTCGCTCGACGCCTTCGGTGTGCACGGCATAAGCGGCTTCTGGGGAACATTAGCTGCGGGATTGTTCGCTTCAAAAGCCATAAACCCGGCCGGTGCCGATGGCTTGATGGCTGGAAATCCAAAACAATTTATGACTCAGCTTATCGCGGTAGCCGTGACTTTGGCTTATGCTTTTATTGGAACATACATTATTTATAAATTAATTGATGTAGTCATCGGCGTACGGGCCACTGAGGAAAATGAAGCGATAGGACTCGACCTGACCGAGCACAACGAACGTGCTTATACTATGCTCGAATAA
- a CDS encoding P-II family nitrogen regulator yields MKLVIAIIQPHRLEQVKEELYKEEVNLITVSEVLGHGRQKGVTEIYRGMKETGNLLRKIRIEIAINENYVERTIKAITTGAKTGQTGDGKIFVVDLPECVRIRTGERGGEAIG; encoded by the coding sequence ATGAAACTGGTAATAGCGATAATTCAGCCTCACAGGCTCGAACAGGTAAAAGAAGAACTCTATAAAGAAGAAGTCAATCTCATTACCGTAAGCGAAGTTTTGGGCCACGGCAGACAAAAAGGCGTTACCGAAATTTATCGCGGTATGAAAGAAACCGGCAACCTGCTGCGGAAAATCCGTATCGAAATAGCGATAAACGAAAACTACGTTGAACGGACAATAAAAGCGATTACCACCGGTGCCAAAACAGGCCAGACCGGAGACGGGAAAATCTTCGTTGTCGACCTGCCTGAATGCGTCAGAATCCGGACAGGTGAACGCGGAGGCGAAGCTATAGGCTAA